The proteins below are encoded in one region of Ricinus communis isolate WT05 ecotype wild-type chromosome 6, ASM1957865v1, whole genome shotgun sequence:
- the LOC8272075 gene encoding sister chromatid cohesion 1 protein 1 isoform X2, giving the protein MFYSHQLLARKAPLGQIWMAATMHAKINRRKLDKLNIIKIWLRLTLSKSFPFLNSVSNLCRLTSFFVYSEEILNPSVPMALRLSGILMGGVVIVYERKVKLLYDDVTRLLVEVNEAWKVNSAPPDPTVLPKGKSQAKKEAVTLPENQDTDAGEIEQSVNFSNANAAMEFQRTAYFAMRLDDVDEPFINNDSREEDVSQQLHQADPEHIRLFERFDLYQTHTEMYNRYERFDIEEEETQLNFTSGEHVEIPTSLIPSPPKQDEAPSADEIQDRQEQTSRAKECKVTKQRKGPTKKRIKRQATPAMDYEQTIIPGPTYQSWLQNASDIVSRRGRKRKARRDIMSKMKTANLMELPPLVLIDDLSANANGEIYYPAPLLELWMKSTQPPHDSPSARTSAPLPPEPSSSSPLERGDYQDPTGYPFEDFQSGIGSESLGAIEKQRKTIINEVMPMETLMNELRSKLVNNGSKTTEANLVTPGNSGDEVRSIPSSGSGHGMPSHQSEVHSARKRPYSGSRHSGSSLEPVEEENSWQFPDPNFKLARLSEKDLTPDQELLVETGPTQTQKPIINPPVDKMTDTIRMQMKTHFETPGAPAVESLNNLAAGMNRKGAAMLFYQTCVLASRDCLRVEQKVPYGEILISRGEKL; this is encoded by the exons ATGTTCTATTCTCATCAGCTTCTAGCTCGTAAAGCACCTCTTGGCCAGATATG GATGGCCGCAACTATGCACGCGAAAATCAATCGAAGGAAGCTTGATAAACTCAACATCATTAAAATATGGTTAAGACTTACTCTTTCTAAGTCATTTCCATTTTTAAATTCTGTTTCCAATCTATGTCGTTTAAcatctttttttgtttacaGTGAAGAGATTTTAAATCCTTCTGTACCAATGGCTCTTAGACTTTCTGGAATTCTCATGG gTGGAGTTGTTATTGTTTATGAACGAAAAGTGAAACTCCTTTACG ATGATGTTACTCGTTTACTG GTTGAAGTAAATGAAGCATGGAAAGTAAACTCAGCTCCTCCAGATCCTACTGTTCTTCCTAAAGGGAAATCTCAGGCCAA AAAAGAAGCTGTAACTTTACCTGAAAACCAAGATACTGACGCGGGAGAGATTGAGCAATCTGTTAATTTCTCCAATGCAAATGCTGCAATGGAGTTTCAACGAACAGCCTATTTTGCAATG CGACTTGACGATGTGGACGAGCCCTTCATTAACAATGATTCCAGGGAGGAAGACGTATCCCAGCAACTTCATCAAG CTGATCCTGAACATATCAGATTGTTTGAACGTTTTGATTTATATCAGACACACACAGAAATGTACAATCGCTATGAAAG ATTCGATATTGAAGAGGAGGAGACACAGCTGAACTTCACTTCAGGAGAACATGTAGAGATCCCAACGAGTCTCATACCATCCCCACCCAAACAGGATGAAGCTCCAAGCG CTGATGAAATCCAAGACCGTCAAGAACAAACCAGTCGAGCAAAAGAATGCAAGGTAACCAAACAG AGGAAAGGACCAactaaaaagagaataaaaaggCAGGCAACCCCCGCAATGGACTATGAACAAACCATTATTCCTGGTCCTACTTACCAGTCCTGGCTTCAGAATGCTTCCGATATTGTctcaagaagaggaagaaaaagaaag GCACGCAGGGATATCATGTCTAAAATGAAGACAGCTAACCTCATGGAGCTGCCACCTCTGGTACTTATTGATGATTTATCTGCAAATGCAAATGGAGAAATATATTATCCAGCACCCCTTTTAGAGCTTTGGATGAAAAGTACCCAACCCCCCCATGACTCACCTTCTG CAAGGACTTCTGCGCCTCTGCCTCCAgaaccatcatcatcatcaccgCTAGAGAGAGGAGATTACCAAGACCCAACAGGATAT CCCTTTGAAGACTTTCAGAGTGGAATTGGCTCCGAGTCACTGGGTGCCATAGAGAAACAGCGGAAAACCATCATCAATGAAGTGATGCCAATGGAAACCCTCATGAATGAATTAAGAAGCAAACTTGTTAACAATGGTAGCAAGACAACTGAGGCCAATTTGGTAACACCTGGAAATTCTG GAGATGAAGTAAGATCCATTCCAAGCTCAGGATCAGGACACGGTATGCCGTCCCATCAGTCAGAAGTCCATTCAGCAAG GAAAAGGCCTTATTCCGGATCTAGACACAGTGGTAGTAGCCTTGAACCAGTGGAAGAAGAGAATTCATGGCAGTTTCCTGATCCAAATTTCAAGTTAGCCAGGCTGTCTGAGAAGGACCTAACACCTGATCAAG AATTATTGGTCGAAACTGGACCTACCCAAACTCAGAAGCCGATCATCAATCCGCCTGTGGATAAGATGACTGACACCATCCGAAT GCAGATGAAAACACATTTTGAAACGCCAGGAGCCCCTGCAGTAGAATCCTTGAACAACTTAGCTGCTGGGATGAACCGAAAAGGAGCAGCAATGCTCTTTTATCAAACTTGTG TCCTTGCTTCTCGTGATTGCCTACGAGTTGAACAGAAAGTGCCTTATGGGGAGATTCTAATCTCTAGAGGAGAAAAATTGTGA
- the LOC8272077 gene encoding LOW QUALITY PROTEIN: peptide-N4-(N-acetyl-beta-glucosaminyl)asparagine amidase A (The sequence of the model RefSeq protein was modified relative to this genomic sequence to represent the inferred CDS: inserted 2 bases in 2 codons; substituted 1 base at 1 genomic stop codon) has protein sequence MKFHTIVNSVSNGVCNVYATLLFHKNSFITVPLDSKGLKLPVSSDQQETSDMASVIERALDFYDTPSDLIIPISNDGDNGFWFRMKNELDLLSKQILXPQNTRRAVLELYVSFHGHDEYXHSNPPSSYMRLNNVXQGNDAYREVLVPIDRSSLGSEPPFPVVFASEINPLFWKPIVAIGAFNLHSYDFEVTPFLEKVLDGKVHEFGVGVGNAVPHWLVDANFHLWLDKGSSRVTSGTLVAHNPSLSLERHEEFKQLDGSFEIKGKGRNESKGWVISSAGNLTTLILQQFKFKSFIRFEKNGTCRFVKLKIKVYKEVQVLNNRGELLNRIIVRRKCPLSMITSTLSGRIVANVSHAFEERCSNGNYLSSYIYNNQISNGWMPIVEQH, from the exons ATGAAGTTTCACACCATTGTTAACAGTGTCTCCAACGGTGTTTGCAATGTTTATGCAACTCTCTTGTTCCACAAAAATAGCTTCATTACTGTTCCATTAGACAGTAAAGGCCTGAAACTTCCAGTGTCATCTGATCAACAAGAAACTAGTGATATGGCTAGTGTGATAGAACGTGCATTGGATTTCTATGATACACCTTCTGATTTAATTATCCCAATATCTAATGATGGAGATAATGGGTTTTGGTTCAGGATGAAAAATGAATTAGATTTGCTTTCAAAGCAAATCC ATCCACAAAATACCCGTCGGGCTGTTCTGGAACTTTATGTTTCATTTCATGGACATGATGAGTATTGACACTCGAACCCACCAAGTTCCTACATGAGATTGAATAATG TGCAAGGTAATGATGCCTATAGAGAGGTATTAGTGCCGATAGACAGGTCCTCTTTGGGCTCAGAGCCACCATTTCCAGTTGTGTTTGCTAGTGAAATTAATCCTTTATTTTGGAAACCGATTGTTGCTATTGGTGCTTTCAATCTCCATTCCTATGATTTCGAGGTGACGCCATTCCTGGAAAAGGTTCTGGATGGCAAGGTTCATGAGTTTGGTGTTGGAGTAGGCAATGCTGTTCCTCATTGGCTAGTTGATGCAAACTTCCACCTGTGGTTAGACAAAGGCTCATCCCGTGTCACATCAGGAACTCTGGTTGCTCATAatccttctctttctttagaGAGACATGAAGAGTTTAAGCAGCTTGACGGGTCATTTGAGATAAAGGGGAAGGGAAGAAATGAATCCAAAGGATGGGTTATCTCAAGTGCAGGGAACCTAACCACTCTTATTCTGCAGCAGTTCAAGTTCAAAAGCTTTATAAGATTTGAAAAGAATGGAACTTGCAGATTTGTTAAACTAAAGATCAAGGTATACAAGGAAGTACAGGTGTTAAACAACAGAGGAGAGTTGCTCAACCGCATTATTGTTAGAAGGAAATGCCCTCTGAGTATGATCACTTCAACTCTATCAGGAAGAATCGTCGCGAATGTTTCTCATGCTTTTGAGGAGAGATGTTCTAATGGTAATTACTTGTCAAGTTATATATACAATAACCAGATATCCAATGGATGGATGCCTATTGTGGAGCAACACTAA
- the LOC8272078 gene encoding peptide-N4-(N-acetyl-beta-glucosaminyl)asparagine amidase A: METPSSLLLLLLLLLTPIFPLTLFSFPDHYLKQPSSSSPRPPSYKESFEVIHPLPSDHLTPSCALHIIHHTFGNTINHPPYSAPYSPPSDCSSPWPHVALEFRANSIGNQYDRISGLWLGGAELLRTSTAEPTETGIYWSIRKDITRYSSLLKQRNVNFTVMLENIINDVYTGAYHVDVTLFFYKDATVSLPFKKNHLAMLPHQIQAKVVYETPSDLIIPISSFHDNRGYWFRIEDESDVQYKKLRFPRNTRKAVLELYVSFHGNDEFWYSNPSNTYIRMNNLTSLRGNGAFREVFFTIDGMFVDSEVPFPVIFSGGINPLFWDPAVAIGAFDLPTYDFDLTPFLGILLDGKDHVIGIGVANGISYWLVDANLHIWLDKGAASVVAKSVTYQNPGSSVKRQESFRMLDGSFAIKGTRKTKLVGWIKSSVANLTVAVSHGYKFRSSVRFAKNGTYKQAKQSMKSSREVRIMNEKGLLLSRVTVKRMYPLNVITWNLPGPEKDMYTLITNVSHALVDNISSGKLSSSVNNKQVANGWMDVKGHYVVSGKAIMNQTLTSRDDESGCYVRTAAAIDGSIVRDNSTYACPSFM, encoded by the coding sequence ATGGAAACACCTTCTTCACTTCTCCTCCTCCTTCTCCTCCTCTTAACTCCCATTTTCCCACTCACACTCTTCTCATTTCCGGATCATTATCTCAAAcaaccatcatcatcatctccaAGACCTCCTTCATACAAAGAATCCTTCGAAGTAATCCATCCATTACCGTCCGATCATTTAACTCCGTCATGCGCACTCCACATCATCCACCACACATTCGGCAACACAATCAATCATCCACCTTACTCCGCCCCTTACTCTCCGCCCTCCGATTGCTCCTCTCCTTGGCCCCACGTTGCTCTCGAATTCCGCGCCAACTCAATCGGTAATCAATATGATCGTATTTCCGGCTTATGGCTTGGTGGCGCTGAGCTTCTCCGTACCAGCACAGCCGAGCCGACCGAAACCGGTATTTACTGGTCCATTAGAAAAGATATTACTCGTTACTCTTCTCTTCTTAAACAACGAAACGTTAATTTCACTGTCATGCTTGAAAATATCATCAACGACGTTTATACCGGCGCTTATCACGTCGACGTCACCCTCTTCTTTTACAAAGACGCCACCGTTAGTCTTccgtttaaaaaaaatcacttGGCCATGCTTCCTCATCAAATACAAGCTAAAGTTGTGTATGAAACGCCGTCGGATTTGATAATACCGATCTCATCATTTCATGATAATAGAGGTTACTGGTTCAGGATAGAAGACGAATCAGAtgttcaatataagaaattgagGTTCCCGAGGAATACACGTAAAGCCGTTTTGGAATTATACGTGTCGTTTCATGGAAATGATGAGTTCTGGTATTCAAATCCGTCGAACACTTACATTAGAATGAACAACCTAACTAGTTTACGTGGAAACGGTGCGTTTAGGGAAGTCTTTTTCACAATTGATGGTATGTTTGTTGATTCTGAAGTTCCATTTCCAGTTATTTTTAGCGGGGGTATTAATCCGTTATTTTGGGATCCAGCCGTCGCTATAGGTGCATTTGATTTGCCTACTTACGATTTCGATTTAACGCCGTTTTTAGGTATTCTGTTAGATGGTAAAGATCATGTTATTGGTATAGGTGTTGCTAATGGTATTTCGTATTGGCTTGTTGATGCTAATTTGCATATTTGGTTAGATAAAGGTGCCGCTAGTGTCGTCGCTAAATCTGTTACATATCAAAATCCTGGTTCTTCTGTTAAGCGGCAAGAAAGTTTCAGAATGCTTGATGGATCATTTGCAATTAAGGGTACAAGAAAAACTAAGTTAGTAGGTTGGATTAAGTCGAGCGTCGCAAATTTGACTGTGGCTGTTAGTCATGGGTATAAGTTTAGAAGCTCAGTAAGGTTTGCGAAAAATGGCACTTACAAGCAAGCTAAACAGAGTATGAAGTCAAGTAGAGAAGTTAGAATCATGAATGAGAAGGGTTTGTTGCTTAGTCGTGTTACAGTTAAGAGAATGTACCCTCTTAATGTGATTACTTGGAATTTGCCTGGACCTGAGAAGGATATGTATACACTTATTACGAATGTTTCCCATGCTTTGGTTGATAATATTTCAAGTGGGAAGTTGTCGAGTTCGGTTAACAACAAACAAGTTGCTAATGGTTGGATGGATGTTAAGGGTCATTATGTAGTTTCAGGGAAAGCAATTATGAACCAAACTTTAACTTCCAGGGATGATGAGTCTGGTTGCTATGTTCGTACTGCTGCAGCAATTGATGGTAGCATTGTAAGAGACAATTCAACGTATGCTTGTCCATCTTTTATGTAa
- the LOC8272075 gene encoding sister chromatid cohesion 1 protein 1 isoform X1 — MFYSHQLLARKAPLGQIWMAATMHAKINRRKLDKLNIIKIWLRLTLSKSFPFLNSVSNLCRLTSFFVYSEEILNPSVPMALRLSGILMGGVVIVYERKVKLLYDDVTRLLVEVNEAWKVNSAPPDPTVLPKGKSQAKKEAVTLPENQDTDAGEIEQSVNFSNANAAMEFQRTAYFAMRLDDVDEPFINNDSREEDVSQQLHQADPEHIRLFERFDLYQTHTEMYNRYERFDIEEEETQLNFTSGEHVEIPTSLIPSPPKQDEAPSADEIQDRQEQTSRAKECKVTKQEDQQRKGPTKKRIKRQATPAMDYEQTIIPGPTYQSWLQNASDIVSRRGRKRKARRDIMSKMKTANLMELPPLVLIDDLSANANGEIYYPAPLLELWMKSTQPPHDSPSARTSAPLPPEPSSSSPLERGDYQDPTGYPFEDFQSGIGSESLGAIEKQRKTIINEVMPMETLMNELRSKLVNNGSKTTEANLVTPGNSGDEVRSIPSSGSGHGMPSHQSEVHSARKRPYSGSRHSGSSLEPVEEENSWQFPDPNFKLARLSEKDLTPDQELLVETGPTQTQKPIINPPVDKMTDTIRMQMKTHFETPGAPAVESLNNLAAGMNRKGAAMLFYQTCVLASRDCLRVEQKVPYGEILISRGEKL; from the exons ATGTTCTATTCTCATCAGCTTCTAGCTCGTAAAGCACCTCTTGGCCAGATATG GATGGCCGCAACTATGCACGCGAAAATCAATCGAAGGAAGCTTGATAAACTCAACATCATTAAAATATGGTTAAGACTTACTCTTTCTAAGTCATTTCCATTTTTAAATTCTGTTTCCAATCTATGTCGTTTAAcatctttttttgtttacaGTGAAGAGATTTTAAATCCTTCTGTACCAATGGCTCTTAGACTTTCTGGAATTCTCATGG gTGGAGTTGTTATTGTTTATGAACGAAAAGTGAAACTCCTTTACG ATGATGTTACTCGTTTACTG GTTGAAGTAAATGAAGCATGGAAAGTAAACTCAGCTCCTCCAGATCCTACTGTTCTTCCTAAAGGGAAATCTCAGGCCAA AAAAGAAGCTGTAACTTTACCTGAAAACCAAGATACTGACGCGGGAGAGATTGAGCAATCTGTTAATTTCTCCAATGCAAATGCTGCAATGGAGTTTCAACGAACAGCCTATTTTGCAATG CGACTTGACGATGTGGACGAGCCCTTCATTAACAATGATTCCAGGGAGGAAGACGTATCCCAGCAACTTCATCAAG CTGATCCTGAACATATCAGATTGTTTGAACGTTTTGATTTATATCAGACACACACAGAAATGTACAATCGCTATGAAAG ATTCGATATTGAAGAGGAGGAGACACAGCTGAACTTCACTTCAGGAGAACATGTAGAGATCCCAACGAGTCTCATACCATCCCCACCCAAACAGGATGAAGCTCCAAGCG CTGATGAAATCCAAGACCGTCAAGAACAAACCAGTCGAGCAAAAGAATGCAAGGTAACCAAACAG GAGGATCAACAGAGGAAAGGACCAactaaaaagagaataaaaaggCAGGCAACCCCCGCAATGGACTATGAACAAACCATTATTCCTGGTCCTACTTACCAGTCCTGGCTTCAGAATGCTTCCGATATTGTctcaagaagaggaagaaaaagaaag GCACGCAGGGATATCATGTCTAAAATGAAGACAGCTAACCTCATGGAGCTGCCACCTCTGGTACTTATTGATGATTTATCTGCAAATGCAAATGGAGAAATATATTATCCAGCACCCCTTTTAGAGCTTTGGATGAAAAGTACCCAACCCCCCCATGACTCACCTTCTG CAAGGACTTCTGCGCCTCTGCCTCCAgaaccatcatcatcatcaccgCTAGAGAGAGGAGATTACCAAGACCCAACAGGATAT CCCTTTGAAGACTTTCAGAGTGGAATTGGCTCCGAGTCACTGGGTGCCATAGAGAAACAGCGGAAAACCATCATCAATGAAGTGATGCCAATGGAAACCCTCATGAATGAATTAAGAAGCAAACTTGTTAACAATGGTAGCAAGACAACTGAGGCCAATTTGGTAACACCTGGAAATTCTG GAGATGAAGTAAGATCCATTCCAAGCTCAGGATCAGGACACGGTATGCCGTCCCATCAGTCAGAAGTCCATTCAGCAAG GAAAAGGCCTTATTCCGGATCTAGACACAGTGGTAGTAGCCTTGAACCAGTGGAAGAAGAGAATTCATGGCAGTTTCCTGATCCAAATTTCAAGTTAGCCAGGCTGTCTGAGAAGGACCTAACACCTGATCAAG AATTATTGGTCGAAACTGGACCTACCCAAACTCAGAAGCCGATCATCAATCCGCCTGTGGATAAGATGACTGACACCATCCGAAT GCAGATGAAAACACATTTTGAAACGCCAGGAGCCCCTGCAGTAGAATCCTTGAACAACTTAGCTGCTGGGATGAACCGAAAAGGAGCAGCAATGCTCTTTTATCAAACTTGTG TCCTTGCTTCTCGTGATTGCCTACGAGTTGAACAGAAAGTGCCTTATGGGGAGATTCTAATCTCTAGAGGAGAAAAATTGTGA
- the LOC8272076 gene encoding protein VAPYRIN — translation MELEKPLVQVSDKEVRLNFALNTKCRANITLSSLSSTTLVAFKVQTSSPRKFLVNPPTGFVSPSSSTTVQIILKPQTHLPPTFPRSPADSFLIKTAPFTHNHRPDDDDDSLNCWFSSLPHGLVTQSFKLKVAFVGPFLLRHAVTCGDVNSAKNIIKKQRSVLAELPPVEAESLLRVATELAHPENMVNLLLEAGLKIDARVKVDNEVDNKWESKGWSELHVAVAFNRMEEVLNLVQTFVPLDLRDREGRTPLHLAASRGNIRCAKVLVESGADKDARSKDGRTVLYRAAANGDRRMVEMLIEMGADPTIADDRGRSAFDVARDKGHEEIVGILEQGEDVLRAARGGDLKLLESLLRKGANAKYHDQYGLTSLHAAAIKGHKKIVAMLVEIGVDVECQDNEGHSPIHLAVEGGSLETVEVLVNKGANINAKSSQGATPLYLAKAIGYREISEFLINRGASSSSPPPSFHS, via the exons ATGGAATTAGAGAAGCCACTCGTACAAGTGTCAGATAAAGAAGTCCGCTTAAACTTTGCACTCAACACCAAGTGCAGAGCCAACATTACTTTAAGCTCACTCTCTTCGACAACCCTGGTAGCATTTAAAGTCCAAACATCATCTCCGCGCAAGTTCTTAGTCAATCCACCAACTGGGTTCGTCTCTCCATCATCATCCACCACAGTTCAAATCATTCTCAAACCCCAAACCCATCTCCCTCCCACTTTTCCTCGATCTCCGGCCGACAGTTTCTTGATCAAAACCGCACCTTTTACTCATAATCATCGCCCTGATGACGACGACGATTCTCTCAACTGTTGGTTCTCTTCACTTCCTCATGGATTAGTTACTCAGAGTTTTAAACTTAAGGTTGCTTTTGTGGGTCCATTTCTTCTCCGCCACGCCGTCACTTGTGGAGATGTTAACTCAgcaaagaatataataaaaaaacagaGGTCAGTTCTTGCTGAGTTGCCACCCGTCGAGGCTGAGTCACTTCTCCGTGTTGCGACCGAGTTGGCTCACCCAGAAAATATGGTGAACTTGCTGCTTGAAGCTGGTTTAAAAATTGACGCACGCGTGAAAGTAGATAATGAGGTGGATAATAAGTGGGAATCTAAGGGATGGAGTGAGTTACACGTGGCGGTTGCTTTTAATCGGATGGAGGAGGTTTTGAATTTGGTGCAGACGTTTGTGCCGTTGGATTTGAGAGATAGGGAGGGGAGGACACCGTTGCATTTGGCGGCAAGTAGGGGAAATATAAGGTGTGCTAAGGTGTTGGTGGAATCGGGTGCTGATAAGGATGCTAGGAGTAAGGATGGCCGGACTGTTTTATATAGGGCAGCGGCAAATGGTGACCGTAGGATGGTCGAAATGTTAATTGAGATGGGTGCTGACCCCACTATTGCTGATGATCGTGGCCGTTCAGCATTTGATGTTGCGCGTGATAAGGGACAT GAGGAGATTGTGGGGATTCTGGAACAAGGAGAAGATGTGTTGAGGGCAGCAAGGGGCGGGGACTTGAAGCTACTTGAATCATTACTACGAAAAGGTGCAAATGCTAAATATCATGACCAATATGGTTTAACTTCTTTGCATGCAGCAGCTATCAAGGGACACAAGAAAATAGTAGCAATGCTAGTTGAAATTGGAGTAGATGTGGAATGCCAGGATAATGAAGGACATTCTCCAATACATTTGGCTGTGGAGGGTGGTAGCTTAGAGACAGTTGAGGTGTTGGTCAATAAAGGAGCTAATATTAATGCCAAGAGCAGCCAAGGTGCCACCCCACTCTACTTGGCTAAAGCCATTGGCTACAGGGAGATATCAGAGTTTCTCATAAACAGGGgagcctcctcttcttctcctCCTCCTTCATTTCATTCTTAA
- the LOC8272075 gene encoding sister chromatid cohesion 1 protein 1 isoform X3, with amino-acid sequence MFYSHQLLARKAPLGQIWMAATMHAKINRRKLDKLNIIKICEEILNPSVPMALRLSGILMGGVVIVYERKVKLLYDDVTRLLVEVNEAWKVNSAPPDPTVLPKGKSQAKKEAVTLPENQDTDAGEIEQSVNFSNANAAMEFQRTAYFAMRLDDVDEPFINNDSREEDVSQQLHQADPEHIRLFERFDLYQTHTEMYNRYERFDIEEEETQLNFTSGEHVEIPTSLIPSPPKQDEAPSADEIQDRQEQTSRAKECKVTKQEDQQRKGPTKKRIKRQATPAMDYEQTIIPGPTYQSWLQNASDIVSRRGRKRKARRDIMSKMKTANLMELPPLVLIDDLSANANGEIYYPAPLLELWMKSTQPPHDSPSARTSAPLPPEPSSSSPLERGDYQDPTGYPFEDFQSGIGSESLGAIEKQRKTIINEVMPMETLMNELRSKLVNNGSKTTEANLVTPGNSGDEVRSIPSSGSGHGMPSHQSEVHSARKRPYSGSRHSGSSLEPVEEENSWQFPDPNFKLARLSEKDLTPDQELLVETGPTQTQKPIINPPVDKMTDTIRMQMKTHFETPGAPAVESLNNLAAGMNRKGAAMLFYQTCVLASRDCLRVEQKVPYGEILISRGEKL; translated from the exons ATGTTCTATTCTCATCAGCTTCTAGCTCGTAAAGCACCTCTTGGCCAGATATG GATGGCCGCAACTATGCACGCGAAAATCAATCGAAGGAAGCTTGATAAACTCAACATCATTAAAATATG TGAAGAGATTTTAAATCCTTCTGTACCAATGGCTCTTAGACTTTCTGGAATTCTCATGG gTGGAGTTGTTATTGTTTATGAACGAAAAGTGAAACTCCTTTACG ATGATGTTACTCGTTTACTG GTTGAAGTAAATGAAGCATGGAAAGTAAACTCAGCTCCTCCAGATCCTACTGTTCTTCCTAAAGGGAAATCTCAGGCCAA AAAAGAAGCTGTAACTTTACCTGAAAACCAAGATACTGACGCGGGAGAGATTGAGCAATCTGTTAATTTCTCCAATGCAAATGCTGCAATGGAGTTTCAACGAACAGCCTATTTTGCAATG CGACTTGACGATGTGGACGAGCCCTTCATTAACAATGATTCCAGGGAGGAAGACGTATCCCAGCAACTTCATCAAG CTGATCCTGAACATATCAGATTGTTTGAACGTTTTGATTTATATCAGACACACACAGAAATGTACAATCGCTATGAAAG ATTCGATATTGAAGAGGAGGAGACACAGCTGAACTTCACTTCAGGAGAACATGTAGAGATCCCAACGAGTCTCATACCATCCCCACCCAAACAGGATGAAGCTCCAAGCG CTGATGAAATCCAAGACCGTCAAGAACAAACCAGTCGAGCAAAAGAATGCAAGGTAACCAAACAG GAGGATCAACAGAGGAAAGGACCAactaaaaagagaataaaaaggCAGGCAACCCCCGCAATGGACTATGAACAAACCATTATTCCTGGTCCTACTTACCAGTCCTGGCTTCAGAATGCTTCCGATATTGTctcaagaagaggaagaaaaagaaag GCACGCAGGGATATCATGTCTAAAATGAAGACAGCTAACCTCATGGAGCTGCCACCTCTGGTACTTATTGATGATTTATCTGCAAATGCAAATGGAGAAATATATTATCCAGCACCCCTTTTAGAGCTTTGGATGAAAAGTACCCAACCCCCCCATGACTCACCTTCTG CAAGGACTTCTGCGCCTCTGCCTCCAgaaccatcatcatcatcaccgCTAGAGAGAGGAGATTACCAAGACCCAACAGGATAT CCCTTTGAAGACTTTCAGAGTGGAATTGGCTCCGAGTCACTGGGTGCCATAGAGAAACAGCGGAAAACCATCATCAATGAAGTGATGCCAATGGAAACCCTCATGAATGAATTAAGAAGCAAACTTGTTAACAATGGTAGCAAGACAACTGAGGCCAATTTGGTAACACCTGGAAATTCTG GAGATGAAGTAAGATCCATTCCAAGCTCAGGATCAGGACACGGTATGCCGTCCCATCAGTCAGAAGTCCATTCAGCAAG GAAAAGGCCTTATTCCGGATCTAGACACAGTGGTAGTAGCCTTGAACCAGTGGAAGAAGAGAATTCATGGCAGTTTCCTGATCCAAATTTCAAGTTAGCCAGGCTGTCTGAGAAGGACCTAACACCTGATCAAG AATTATTGGTCGAAACTGGACCTACCCAAACTCAGAAGCCGATCATCAATCCGCCTGTGGATAAGATGACTGACACCATCCGAAT GCAGATGAAAACACATTTTGAAACGCCAGGAGCCCCTGCAGTAGAATCCTTGAACAACTTAGCTGCTGGGATGAACCGAAAAGGAGCAGCAATGCTCTTTTATCAAACTTGTG TCCTTGCTTCTCGTGATTGCCTACGAGTTGAACAGAAAGTGCCTTATGGGGAGATTCTAATCTCTAGAGGAGAAAAATTGTGA